The following are encoded together in the Flavobacterium sp. TR2 genome:
- the ppk1 gene encoding polyphosphate kinase 1, with the protein MYEQKYIDREKSWLAFNARVLQEAADNTVPLLDRLRFVGIFSNNLDEFFRVRYAAIRRLSLSGISGEKYLGGISAHQLIKDITEIVIQQQSESLRILGNIEAELESENIFIINETQITPKQECFLKDFYTQKLSPELVTIILNDLAVFPILKDTLGYLAVRLELANDEVRYALIEIPKNINRFVVLPSEDEKQYVILIDDVIRFKLKNIFNIFDYKSVSAHMIKITRDAQLDIDSDLSKSMLEKIASSVKDRRIGEPVRFIYDNLIEEDTLQFFLDKMKIVETDSIIPGGRYHNRRDYMSFPNLGRYDLLYKPNEPLPVPGLSLEGSILEKITKKDYLVHAPYQSFSYLTKFLREAALDPKVTSIKITLYRLAKNSQIISSLINAAKNGKRVVVQIELQARFDEASNISYAEQMQTEGIELIFGIKGLKVHSKICVIERLEEGKNRRYGFISTGNFNESTAKIYTDVTLFTCHQGILKDTSKIFEFFDINYRVHRYKHLIVSPHYTRTKFIKLIDREILHALAGRKTHIKLKMNSLSDFKMIDKLYEASNAGVKIQLQVRGICSLIPGIPGMSENIEAISIVDNYLEHSRVYIFGNAGLTEVYISSADFMTRNLDGRVEVTCPIYDLEIKKELIDNFNIAWKGNVKVRYHSYKLDNKYKPKNHHAPFRAQFETYKYYQKKVAIVDEVPQKVN; encoded by the coding sequence GTGTACGAACAGAAATATATCGATAGAGAAAAAAGCTGGCTAGCGTTTAATGCAAGAGTACTTCAAGAAGCAGCAGACAATACGGTTCCACTTTTAGACAGACTGCGTTTTGTTGGAATTTTTTCAAACAATTTAGACGAATTTTTTAGAGTTCGGTACGCGGCCATTAGACGATTAAGCCTTTCAGGTATTTCTGGCGAAAAGTATTTAGGAGGTATTTCTGCCCATCAGTTAATTAAAGACATCACCGAAATCGTAATTCAGCAGCAATCTGAAAGTTTGCGTATTCTCGGAAATATCGAAGCAGAGCTGGAATCTGAGAATATCTTTATTATTAATGAAACGCAGATTACGCCAAAACAAGAGTGTTTCTTAAAAGATTTTTATACCCAAAAATTAAGTCCAGAATTGGTGACTATCATTTTAAATGATTTGGCTGTTTTTCCAATTCTAAAAGATACTTTAGGATATTTGGCAGTTCGTTTGGAATTAGCAAATGATGAGGTTCGTTATGCCTTAATAGAAATTCCAAAAAACATCAACAGGTTTGTCGTGCTTCCTTCTGAGGACGAAAAACAATATGTTATTTTGATAGATGATGTCATTCGTTTCAAACTGAAAAACATCTTCAATATATTTGATTATAAGAGCGTTTCTGCCCACATGATCAAAATTACCCGTGATGCGCAATTGGATATCGACAGTGATTTGAGTAAAAGTATGCTCGAGAAAATCGCTTCGTCTGTAAAAGATCGCCGAATAGGAGAGCCTGTCCGTTTTATCTACGACAATTTAATCGAAGAAGATACCCTGCAATTTTTCTTGGACAAAATGAAAATTGTAGAAACAGACAGTATTATTCCGGGAGGAAGATACCATAACCGCCGCGATTACATGAGTTTTCCAAATCTTGGAAGATACGATTTATTGTATAAGCCAAACGAACCGCTGCCCGTTCCGGGTTTGAGTTTGGAGGGAAGTATTCTGGAAAAAATCACTAAAAAAGATTATCTGGTGCACGCGCCATATCAGTCATTTTCGTATCTGACTAAGTTTTTGCGTGAAGCGGCTTTAGATCCAAAAGTAACGAGCATTAAAATTACCTTATACCGTTTAGCAAAGAATTCGCAAATCATCAGTTCGCTTATAAATGCTGCAAAAAATGGTAAAAGAGTGGTGGTGCAGATCGAGCTTCAGGCACGTTTTGATGAAGCTTCGAATATTTCTTATGCAGAACAAATGCAGACTGAAGGAATCGAACTTATTTTTGGTATCAAAGGGCTGAAAGTGCACAGTAAAATTTGTGTAATCGAAAGATTGGAGGAGGGCAAAAATCGTCGTTACGGATTTATTTCAACTGGAAATTTTAACGAATCAACTGCGAAAATTTATACCGATGTTACCCTTTTCACTTGCCATCAGGGAATTTTAAAAGACACATCTAAAATATTTGAATTTTTTGACATCAATTATAGAGTGCACCGATACAAACATTTAATAGTATCGCCTCATTATACAAGAACCAAATTCATAAAACTGATTGATCGTGAAATTCTTCACGCATTGGCAGGAAGAAAAACGCATATTAAATTAAAAATGAATAGTTTATCCGATTTTAAAATGATCGATAAACTTTACGAAGCAAGTAATGCTGGAGTCAAAATACAGCTTCAGGTAAGAGGAATATGTTCTCTAATTCCTGGGATTCCTGGCATGAGCGAAAACATCGAGGCCATAAGCATCGTAGATAATTACTTAGAGCACTCGAGAGTTTATATTTTTGGAAACGCTGGTCTTACAGAAGTTTATATTTCGTCTGCCGATTTCATGACCAGAAATCTTGACGGTAGAGTCGAAGTAACTTGCCCGATTTATGATCTTGAAATTAAAAAAGAACTGATTGATAACTTCAATATTGCATGGAAAGGAAATGTAAAAGTGAGATATCATTCGTATAAATTAGATAATAAATACAAACCCAAAAATCATCATGCTCCATTTAGAGCGCAATTTGAAACCTATAAATATTATCAGAAGAAAGTAGCGATAGTAGATGAGGTTCCCCAAAAAGTAAATTAA
- a CDS encoding histidine phosphatase family protein — translation MKNLILIRHAKSSWEAPLRDFDRPLMKRGILDAHDVSLKISEYLPKTYIIWSSTAARATETALIFAQNISYPLESIIFRDDLYTFDEKQLEKVIKSCDNSFESVILFGHNEAITNFVNKFGDVFIENVPTSGFVSLQFDAESWDTIHKGKTHKTIFPKDLK, via the coding sequence ATGAAAAATCTTATTTTAATTCGTCATGCCAAATCTAGTTGGGAAGCACCATTGAGAGATTTTGACCGTCCGCTAATGAAGAGGGGAATTTTGGACGCGCACGACGTTTCATTAAAAATTTCAGAGTATCTTCCTAAAACCTATATTATTTGGAGCAGTACTGCTGCCAGAGCTACAGAAACAGCTTTAATTTTTGCTCAAAACATCTCCTACCCTTTAGAAAGCATTATTTTTAGAGATGACCTATACACTTTTGACGAGAAGCAGCTCGAAAAAGTTATTAAATCGTGTGATAATAGTTTTGAAAGCGTTATTCTTTTCGGACATAACGAGGCTATTACAAATTTTGTTAATAAATTTGGGGATGTTTTTATAGAAAATGTACCAACTTCAGGCTTTGTTTCGTTACAATTTGATGCCGAAAGTTGGGATACGATCCATAAGGGCAAAACACATAAAACTATTTTCCCCAAAGATTTAAAATAA